In Gammaproteobacteria bacterium (ex Lamellibrachia satsuma), a single genomic region encodes these proteins:
- a CDS encoding LysM peptidoglycan-binding domain-containing protein translates to MPYFSHKLLGVILGLLISGQVLTVAAVELNPAHPESYEVVKGDTLWDISARFLREPWLWPDVWYVNPQIANPHLIYPGDLIVLTYKDGRPILSLQRGSQHLKLSPRIRSTALDTAIPMIPIDAIAQFLTRPYVMEKEEMEMAPYVVHFLDDHIVGGAGIRFYARSIESENPLRYEVIRPGKPYKDPETDELLGYEAAYIGAADLQRTGDPAKLELVSTTMESVIGDRLLPVTKGVPLNSFQPRAAEANLEGRIISVINGVSQIGPYNVVVLNRGGRDGLEPGHVMKIFQGGEMIRDVVAGGGKTVKLPLEEAGLLMVFRIFDRVSFALIMHATQPLHVLDWVRSPEG, encoded by the coding sequence ATGCCTTATTTTAGCCACAAACTGCTGGGAGTCATCCTCGGCCTTCTCATCTCCGGCCAGGTCTTGACCGTTGCGGCCGTGGAGTTAAACCCAGCGCACCCGGAAAGTTATGAGGTGGTGAAGGGCGATACCCTGTGGGATATTTCAGCCCGCTTCCTGCGCGAACCCTGGCTGTGGCCGGACGTGTGGTATGTCAATCCCCAGATCGCCAACCCCCATCTGATCTATCCTGGCGACCTGATCGTCCTCACCTATAAGGATGGCAGGCCAATACTGAGCCTGCAGCGGGGCTCCCAACATCTCAAACTCTCCCCCAGGATCCGCTCCACCGCTCTGGACACGGCAATCCCGATGATCCCCATCGACGCCATCGCCCAGTTCCTGACTCGCCCCTATGTGATGGAGAAAGAGGAGATGGAAATGGCGCCCTATGTGGTCCACTTCCTCGATGATCATATCGTCGGCGGCGCCGGCATCCGATTCTACGCCCGCTCCATCGAGTCTGAAAACCCACTCAGATACGAGGTTATCCGTCCTGGCAAACCTTATAAGGATCCGGAGACGGACGAACTGCTCGGTTATGAAGCCGCTTACATCGGCGCCGCCGATCTGCAACGCACCGGCGACCCCGCCAAACTTGAGCTGGTTTCCACAACCATGGAATCGGTGATCGGCGATCGACTGTTGCCAGTCACCAAAGGCGTACCACTTAACAGCTTTCAGCCCAGGGCAGCCGAGGCGAATCTGGAGGGCCGAATCATCTCAGTGATCAACGGCGTCTCCCAGATTGGTCCATATAATGTTGTCGTGCTCAACAGAGGAGGTCGCGACGGCCTGGAACCGGGGCATGTCATGAAGATCTTCCAAGGTGGAGAGATGATCCGGGATGTGGTCGCTGGCGGCGGCAAGACCGTCAAGCTGCCCCTGGAAGAGGCCGGCTTGCTGATGGTCTTTCGGATCTTCGACCGTGTCAGCTTCGCCTTGATCATGCATGCCACCCAACCCCTTCATGTGCTGGACTGGGTGCGTTCACCTGAAGGCTGA
- the dprA gene encoding DNA-protecting protein DprA translates to MDDKASSLRADPDSWLLILQTPGIGCRTYLKLLHFFGSPEKVLAATRAELQDLGLQQKSIDYLFAGNLNGIQLSLEWLGQPDNHLLTLTETGYPPLLAAITDPPPLLFVHGDPAHLCQPQLAIVGSRNPSPAGLSNARNFAAYLAGAGITITSGLAVGIDGAAHEGALQQGATIAVTGTGLDRVYPASHRDLAHKIAKNGLLVSEFPPGIPPRPENFPRRNRIISGLSVGTLVVEAALQSGSLITARLAVEQDREVFAIPGSIHNPQARGCHALIRQGAKLVETGQDIVDELSSLLGTMDIPAPAHTLESENPGFQLDPDYRKLLDSMGYDPISADALIATTGLTPEAVSSMLLLLELEEYVSSAPGGYYCRTEKS, encoded by the coding sequence ATGGATGACAAAGCAAGCAGCCTGCGGGCTGACCCGGATTCCTGGCTACTAATCCTTCAGACACCGGGGATCGGCTGTCGCACCTATCTCAAACTGTTACACTTTTTTGGCTCGCCTGAAAAAGTCCTCGCTGCAACTCGCGCCGAGCTGCAGGATCTCGGCCTGCAGCAAAAGAGTATCGACTACCTCTTTGCCGGAAATCTCAATGGCATACAGCTATCCCTGGAGTGGCTGGGCCAGCCGGATAACCACCTGCTGACTCTGACGGAAACTGGCTATCCCCCTCTGCTGGCCGCGATCACGGATCCACCACCTCTGCTGTTTGTGCATGGCGATCCAGCACACCTCTGCCAGCCGCAACTCGCTATTGTCGGGAGCAGGAACCCCTCTCCCGCCGGTCTCAGCAACGCACGCAACTTTGCTGCCTATCTTGCCGGTGCAGGCATCACGATCACCAGCGGCCTGGCGGTAGGAATCGATGGCGCTGCCCATGAGGGCGCACTGCAACAGGGCGCCACTATCGCAGTCACCGGCACGGGACTTGACCGCGTCTACCCGGCCAGTCACCGTGACCTGGCGCACAAAATCGCCAAAAACGGCCTCCTTGTCTCCGAGTTTCCGCCGGGGATCCCACCCAGACCGGAGAACTTTCCCCGCCGCAACCGGATTATCAGCGGTCTGTCTGTAGGCACCCTGGTGGTGGAGGCCGCCCTACAGAGCGGCTCCCTAATCACCGCCCGGCTCGCAGTGGAGCAGGATCGTGAGGTTTTCGCCATCCCCGGCTCTATCCACAACCCTCAGGCCCGCGGCTGCCATGCCCTGATTCGCCAAGGCGCGAAGCTGGTGGAGACCGGCCAGGACATCGTTGACGAGTTATCCTCGCTGCTTGGCACGATGGATATTCCCGCACCGGCCCACACACTTGAGAGTGAGAACCCCGGCTTTCAGCTCGACCCAGACTACCGTAAATTATTGGACTCCATGGGCTATGACCCCATCTCTGCCGATGCCCTGATCGCTACGACGGGTTTGACCCCAGAAGCAGTTTCGTCCATGCTGCTATTGCTCGAACTGGAAGAATATGTATCATCCGCACCCGGCGGGTACTATTGCCGCACCGAAAAATCGTAA
- a CDS encoding DUF494 domain-containing protein, translating to MNENVVDILIYLYENYMDGEQAPPADHNDLRDELAQAGFPSGEVEKAFSWLDELADSYQAPAGSSCGDHSLRIYTDEEHTRLDADSRGLLMFLEQNSILTQTARELVIDRALALDTPFITEEELKWIVLLVLMNQPGQEAAFARMEDMVYNEAPVYLH from the coding sequence ATGAACGAGAACGTGGTCGACATCCTGATCTACCTCTACGAGAACTACATGGATGGTGAACAGGCTCCCCCCGCAGATCATAATGACCTGCGCGACGAGCTTGCCCAAGCAGGTTTTCCCTCCGGCGAGGTGGAAAAGGCCTTCAGCTGGCTGGACGAGCTTGCCGATAGTTATCAGGCACCGGCAGGTAGCTCCTGCGGGGATCACTCTCTGCGCATCTACACCGATGAGGAGCACACCCGCCTGGATGCAGACTCCCGTGGCCTGCTGATGTTTCTGGAGCAAAACTCCATCCTGACCCAGACTGCACGGGAGCTGGTCATCGACCGGGCGCTGGCACTGGATACGCCTTTCATCACGGAAGAGGAGCTGAAATGGATCGTATTACTGGTCCTGATGAATCAGCCCGGCCAGGAAGCAGCCTTCGCCCGCATGGAAGACATGGTCTACAACGAAGCCCCTGTCTACCTGCACTAA